Proteins encoded together in one Actinomycetota bacterium window:
- a CDS encoding PDZ domain-containing protein — protein sequence MHPLKPDAGFRRQMWWIRATRFTVLFSFIGIVAVLGTFVKLPLLILEPGPAPDVARRTDIDAVTYPSAGSIHLTTAQVRSPGGATGADLLKAIFNPDKVVFPREAIYPSDESHAHTESIQAAQMTQSELEAAVAALNELGMPYKAEGVFVSEIAESSPASRRLVAGDVIVGIEGEPVVLVEDLTVELERLTPGDSVRLEVLRGEDNKSFSVKTSEPPAGSKGAGLGAELVQYRKAPIDVSISSRDIGGPSAGLIYALSIYDRLVPDDITGGRTIAGTGTIENSDKRTGTVGAVGSVDLKVKGAGRIGAEVFLVPKAELAEAEKVAGSDMEVIGVSSLKEAIAELKKLPPTKIAQKSA from the coding sequence GTGCACCCGTTGAAGCCCGACGCCGGGTTCCGGCGGCAGATGTGGTGGATCAGGGCGACCCGGTTCACCGTGCTGTTCTCGTTCATCGGGATAGTCGCCGTCTTGGGGACCTTCGTTAAGCTGCCGCTGCTGATCCTGGAACCCGGTCCGGCCCCGGACGTGGCCCGCCGAACCGACATCGACGCGGTCACCTACCCCTCAGCGGGTTCGATCCACCTCACCACCGCCCAGGTCCGTTCTCCCGGGGGCGCCACCGGCGCAGACCTGCTCAAGGCGATCTTCAACCCCGACAAGGTCGTGTTCCCCAGGGAGGCGATCTACCCGTCCGACGAGTCGCACGCCCACACCGAGTCGATCCAGGCCGCCCAGATGACCCAGAGCGAGCTGGAGGCGGCGGTGGCGGCCCTGAACGAGCTCGGCATGCCGTACAAGGCGGAGGGGGTGTTCGTGAGCGAGATAGCCGAAAGCTCACCGGCCTCCCGCCGGTTGGTCGCCGGCGATGTGATCGTTGGGATCGAAGGCGAGCCGGTGGTGCTGGTCGAGGACCTGACGGTGGAGCTCGAACGACTCACGCCCGGAGACTCGGTCCGCCTCGAGGTGCTGCGGGGTGAGGACAACAAATCGTTCTCCGTAAAGACCTCCGAGCCTCCCGCCGGCTCGAAAGGCGCCGGCCTGGGGGCCGAGCTGGTGCAGTACCGCAAGGCGCCCATCGACGTGTCGATCTCCAGCCGGGATATCGGCGGGCCGTCGGCCGGGCTGATCTACGCCCTGTCGATCTACGACCGTCTGGTCCCCGACGACATCACTGGCGGCCGGACCATCGCCGGCACCGGAACCATCGAGAACTCGGACAAGCGCACCGGGACCGTGGGGGCCGTAGGGTCGGTCGACCTGAAGGTCAAGGGAGCCGGCCGGATCGGCGCCGAGGTGTTCCTGGTGCCCAAGGCCGAGCTGGCGGAGGCCGAGAAGGTGGCCGGGTCGGACATGGAGGTTATAGGCGTTTCTTCGCTCAAGGAGGC